Below is a window of Sebastes umbrosus isolate fSebUmb1 chromosome 13, fSebUmb1.pri, whole genome shotgun sequence DNA.
tttttttttttttttttaaatgtacttaatgtgCTTTTAATTTTATCCCCGATCACAAACTAAATGCTAGAACTCGTCAGCGTCAGTTTCACTTGCTGTGCCTTAATGCATTTATTAATgcctcacaaacacactactGATAAGAATCTCCATGCCAAGAAGGTATGCCATTAACAAACTCCGCACATTACCCAGACTCCGCCTGCCTACAGAGGGTAAATTATACTGTTAGCATTGATTGTTTAGCTGAGGACagaatgtctttaaaaaaaaagggagatgtCTTTGACAttagatgaggaaaaaaaactgtaaaatgcttGCAGATGTTCTGCACTGCTCCGCTACTCCGACATGTAACCAGTACATTTTTGGTGATCACTGTAAATACAGCACATTTTAGAAGATGGGTCACTACTGCAAAAGCtgattctttttttcctcctacaTCAGTGATATTTTTTAATCTGAATCACAGCAGTGTGTTTGGAGGTAGGAGCAAAGCTTTGCGTAGAGTTTGGTATCATAGAGTCAGACTgtagtgaaaaaaataatcatgaaaACCTCTTCATGCTTTCTTCATCCACTGTTGCACCTGCATGTCTAGACAACTTAGCCTGCCAATGAATGTTGCAGATgccttacaaaaaaaagaaaaagaaaaaaaggttttgttttcTCAATTGGACtctcatgttttttgtttttgtttaggaCTGACATGTATTACGAAGCCCTGTGTCAGCTCTGTTTCTTTCAGATCTATTTCCTGATGGGTACCTTCTAAAGTGCAATTTTAACAAAGTACATATCTTTCCATGAACACTGTACACTGCTGCTACATAGTGCTTGTTCTAATAAAACTGGAAAACTCAACAGATGAGTGTGTGGTTTATATATGTAAAAGACCAAGCGATTAAAGTcaattaaccaaaaaaaaatcagttattgctGCCAGCATCATTAGGGTTAGTCAGTTAGATATTGTCAGGCATGATTTTCCAGCAGTTTGTCACGGTTAGCATAAAAGGGGCAGCTACGTAGCTGTTATCAATGATTATTACACCgttgaatactccattctgattggtcaatcatggcattctacggtctgttatttctttatagcagactgttgctatgtataacagactgttgctatgggcgcagttctgatcttgGACATTGTtctgaaataaacccagacagggtgATGCAAGACCCTTACATGTAACGCCACTTATTTTTGATTGATATTAACTACGCCACgaatgaaatataataaatgtggGCTAAATCGGTTAAAGTTTCTATTGAAAATCAGGCAAGTTCAATTAGAAGCAAGGTTATAGTTTTAATAATAGTtctgaattttcaattagtttttattttagatttcacttttccatttcattttagtttagttttagttttcggaccgtgtttgctagttttagtttagtttttcagaaaggtataattttagtttttatatatttagttttagtttgtttttgctaGGGCAgggtataatgtctcagaagtatctACATATGCATACAGAATACATGGTTAGAGAACTGtcggaatggccataatgttgaATATTTAATCTTTGCGTTACTTTAGTGTCCGATGTGAAGCAATTGCAGCATAGCGCCATCTTCTTGAAGGTCAAGTTGTGGTTCTATGTCACGAAAGTTCAGGAAAATTCACGCCATTTCATTTTTTCGGCAGTGATACATTAtagttaaaaaactaaaactgaaataaatttgcgttcatttttattagtttttttaaacaggcaatattgtttcagtttaaaagatttatttttttatttagtttgtttactaaaaatattttcactgcttattttctttttagtttactataaaaACCTGCTTAACCTGCTTActgtttaaattttttttttcagcaacagTCATCTGTATTATTCTATCTGATTCTGAAAAAGTGATTATGCTTAGTATAAATGCATCTTGTAGACCACGAATGCAGGCCTGTAGTGAATTTATACgaaattaaataattgaaatCGCTATCACAATACTGGTCAAAATGCCTAATTGACATTTTCCTCAAATTGATCAGCCTTAAAAATCCTTTCCAAAATCTCAAAACCAACGTGTCAGCCAGTGAACAACAATAGCATCCGTTTGTACGATCGACCTTCTTGTCTCAGTTATTAAACCACACAAATCAAGAGTGAATGATTGCCTCAGTGCACAGGCCCTGGTGTAATTGCCTTTGTACCAATACAGCGAGACGTGCAGCCTCATAAATTGATGGCCGTCAAGTGGTCAACTCCCACGAGAGACGTTTCATTCAATACAACGCTGCACACGGCTCCTGAAGGCCCCGCCGCAATCTGTTCTCTCCATACCGTCTATTTGTACGACTGTTAACAGAAAACGGACACTTGTTAACATTTAGTGTTTGGGTTTATTTTCAGGATTCATacacgttgttgttgttgctgctctcCACCATGGATCCATTCATACAGCAGAGAACAGCAGTcagtaaatgtattaaatatatcACACGATACTATGAggcacactgcaaaaaaaatggcAACAAACCAGCATGATGGGAATATGAATTAACCAGATACAGACGGCAGGGGTTGTACTGTAGATTGCTTACGGACAGATGGGAGATTGCAAgtagggaaaaaaaactaattggACCTATCTGTGGATCAAAATGCAGACCATCCTTTCAAATATAACAAGTCAAAATAATCTCTCTTTTACAATTCACTTTCATTATAGAGTTTAACAGAAAGGCTGAAGCAAATCAAAAGTTTAAGATCATCTATTGGCTCAATACAGCTCAATATATTGCTACAGGGGGGGAAACtggaataaaaagaataaattaggACAACTGGAACCTAAAAACATCTGCATCCTGACTAAAAAAGGAGGCAAACATTcccattaaaacacaaaacaagtgGATAAATACAGTTTAAACTAAACATGTAAAAAGGTAATGTGGAAGTGCTTCATATTATTCACTGTTCCTATCTCATTTACACATGTACATTTGCTTAAATACAGTACATCTCAAGTAAAACATGATGGTAATCTAACAACCTGAAGACAACATTTCATTTATAGTTGATTGTTAATATTGAGTCACCTCACAAATACTGCTCTATAGTTGCCTGATTCAAGTCAATGTACGTTGAGTTATTGTTGCATCTGCTTTGtgataattataaaaatatacctTGACCTCATATCGTCCACTGGCAGGAAGATTAGTGGGAGGAACGACCGACAGCCTCATCATGACTGCACATCAGCTGATATAATGTGACAAGACAGGTGAGGCAGATGCTGGTTTTACTTGGTGGAGGCCATGATCTTGATGTACTGGAGGGCGCTGTGTGCTGCGTCGTTGTGAGCGTTGCTACAGGAAATGCCGGTGCCGTGGCACACGGTGACCGGGGAGGTGGACAGCTCCGCCAGGCACTGGTACTGGCCGTTCACCGTCAGCTCATCTGCAAAATACAGCAGCACACTTTACAACATGACACGGACGACAAAATGTACAATACAGTGTTCTCTTTGGGTGCTTTCCATTCAGCTAATTATGATTCTTCCCGTCCTCCAGACCAGATGATCGATCGAGATCTGCCATCATGGAGGATGTTTCAAACCACATTTTTGATACTATTTATCAGAATCTGATTCAATTGCCAAGTGCATGTGCACATACAGGGAATTTGACTCTTGtttacttacacagaaatacaaTTAACGGCTAGCAAAatggacaacaaagctggacaatgTATTTATAGTCCGTAATTATCTCTTGTATAGTAGTTTTCATTGTTAGTGGCATGTAATCcaacaacactgacattttaTCTCATTGATATCATCCACAGTGTTCCCTGTTCACTGATCTACAGCCCTATCAGAGCTGTAATAAGTTACTGCTAATGCAAAACTCAACATTTCCTACAGCCGCTGCGTCACATtacgctttaatttgtgcactgtgaaaccgaaccagacttaatagaaaacaaaccaaaagtatcaaatTCACTATGATTCAGACGAGCCAAACAGAATAtagcttgtgaaagcgccctaaaacAATCATGTTTGTTTCTTCTTGCTCTGTTCCAAGTGCAACTTGGGtcatttggggaaaaaaagagaaagactgTCCGAACATTTGTTCTCCACAGCTGTGGTTAAAATGAGTCCTACAATATCAGCCTGAGCCTGAAAAAGACAGTACCtgcagctttttaaaaacaaattatagaTATCATTTAAAGTATTTATAGCTGGTTTTATTAATCCCTCACATCTCTTTTGTTATTTCAGTAATAGATTCATTTTAACTGGctactggtgttttttttctatcatcTCTAATCAGTGATGAATCAGTATTGGAATATGTCATATGTCAGTCATATGGCACCAGGGGTTTTCCTTTTAAGCTGACCCAATCGAGAGAAGGAAAGCACCCTGTATCTTAGCAACCCAAGCAACACtagtgcagtgtgtgttttcttaccAATATCGAAGTATGTGACCTCAAAGCCCTGCTCCTTGGACAGCTCCAACATCATCTGAATATAATCTGTGTTGGGAATGCTCAGCGGGTTTCTTCTCAGTAAAGATATACTCTCCGATGATGAGTTCCTCAAGTTCTCAAATCGGACGCTTGGTTTAGGAGtctgaaaaatttaaaataaaaaaaaaagtaagtaacACAAAAAACATGACACAATTTAAAGACTTTTAACTTTAAGAAGGTGAACTAAGAAATGTTGCAACTGCGTCCAGTGGTCACTTCACGAAGGAGAGAAATATTTGGCGTACCCATGTGATTTCAGAACAGCCTGATAGACTTTGAAGCTTTGACACCATTTTCTCTGCAGCTGCCTTTTTTGCCGCCTTTTTTGAATTTCCTAAAGCTGTCGAAACACGAGACAAGAGAGATTAAGAACAGGatgaacaacaacacaaagctgTTTAAAAGATTTTACATGAACGTCTCAAAAACACTCTACCTTTCTCTGACAGGGACTCCATTCGACAAGTAACAGTGAATTCTCTCTTGTGTGGCGGACCAGCCTCCATTAAAACTGTGTACTCGGGAAGACGCCATCCTCTCTGCAATGCTAACTCCTGTAATGAAAAATAAGAGAAAGTAACGAGGACAAAGACAAACAGAGTTAGTACTTTATTTCAGAACACTTATTGTGCATATGATAAAAGGATATATTTCTATTACTACACGCCACTCTCAATTACAGTTTAGTAAACGCACCCAATTTTTAATATgtggaagaaaataaatatataaagctTTCCCTACTTGTGTTTTTTACTCTTCAATCGGAAAATCTTCAAAGATTTGCtcataaacaattaaacagaCAAGACACGTGCAACACACATGATTTACACACCTGCAGTATCCCCACTGAGTTGGGATGATTGTTTGTTTCTGCTACAACACCGTTGCTCTCAGACTTCACAGGAACAATCCTGTTGGGAATTACATCAAAGTCAACACTCAACACTCACTGCCAGCTGGCAGATAAACAGTCTCATGTATGTACTGCAAGAACGCATTGCTAAAAAGGGGTAGAGAATGGGGTCGTGACGTGAGCGGCAGTGAGCAACGCAAGGCATTGTTGTATTTTAGGACACGGATTGGAAGCTACAGTGACGTTGTTGCCCACTCTCtattaaaggccctgacacaccaagcgaACGGTCAGCCATCGGAAAGTTTTGGGCCGTCGGTGagtgtctgtcggcctagtttctTCGGTGTGTCTCGCACCGAGGGCTCTAGTttgcccgtgtcggaggcttTTCAGCTGATTCAGCAGGTTGAATCGTTGGTGGAGCCCATCGGGGAGAGAAATCCctccgattggctgttcagcttaaacaaatcagcgcacgagaagagaaatggacatgaggaaagcaagccaacgagtaaagtcaagagggcacacacagaaggctcttctcatctgatcattccaatatacggatattttcacaacgacatagccatctggaatgaagctatgtggcgagtgagagtggtgtgaaaatggtcggcagacgccgctttatttcatgtacgtatcataacagcAGCTGTATATCCGCAGTActctgtcttcctgtttccttttttgaatgacgaatacagactaccgccacctgctggtgtggagagttaatTCATCTCACGCACATCAGTGCTAACTGGCCatcggctgtcgtctttgcggtgtgttcgagtgcaaatttttggccaagacacaggcGATCTGAGGCGACGCAACTAGTGTCCTTCATCGCcgttagttctttgatgtcgatTTGGCGTGTCTGGGCCTCAAGAGACAAGGTTTTGGCATCCTCGACTTAGGGCTGCCACTGatggttattttcattatcgactaatctgccgattatttcCTCAATTAATTATCTCAGAAAGTTTTGAAATATACCATTATAATTTACCAAAGCCCAAGCtgatataaaattaaaaaaaacagttcactatcatataatacaaatattcacatttgaacaaaatgcaatttaaaaaaaatgaaattaaaataactgttgccaatcaattttatttcaataatgATTCCAGCTCTACTCACATTGTTCCAGCGTCTATCTGCAGAATATTCAGGGCAGACTCTGCAGCCTGGTGTTTAGCAGCCTTTTTACTAGGACCTTGACCTGAAACAAAATACAatcacgcacgcacacacacatacacacacacaacactacAGATTATGtaatacatgacaaataataTTTTACAGTCAGATAGAAAAACACTATAACCTCAAGTCACTTAGCCACTCATAAtggctaaaataaatacaaaaatatggtGTCTTGTATTCcagaaaataaaagtcaacCTTGGAGGCTACTGGAAAGGACATATAGAACAACACTGAGACAAATGTGTCCCTTTTCAAGAGCATACTGTTGTTTGAAGATGTCAATTGTGAAGACTCATCACCGAAGTGAGATaccttaatttaaaaaacaaggcATATAGAGGATATATTTAAGAGTATActgcagcaacacacacaacTGATGACAAAGCAGAAGTGACAAATAATACGTTGCAGGCTGGAGTGTTCTTTCTGAATTATCAGCATATCATTTTCACCTCGAATAAAAAGGCTTCATCCAGTGACGGGCAGTTCTCAGCGCAGCAGGAGGCGGGACTGTAACTGACCTGTGCAGTTAACTTCTCCGATTTTCACACTGAAGACGAAGCTGGGCTGGTGAGCCTCTCCTTCAGCCTTTTCCATCACATACACAGGGAGGTTGCCACTTTTGGTGCCATATTCATGCAGGACTTGTATAGGTGTCTTTCCGGGGTTGATCCTCTGCGATTCTTGTGAATTCAAGCTGTATTGAACAAACATCCACAAACAGTTAACCAAGACCATATTAACTGGGTGGTTGCCATTAGATGGCTGCAGTATACATCTGAGCTGCAAATCAGACCGCAAACAACGAATACAAACGGCAAAACCAATTTACAGTATTTAGATGCcagataattattatttttttaaatatagatcTTTCCAAAGATATTGATGGCTTCATTAAGTAGCTTCTTATTAAGGCTCACTGACAAAAAACTACTGCATAACGTGATACTGCAACAGCCTCTGAGTTTGAGTCACTGATCACATTACATCTAATGAAACTATCACAAGACCCTCgaaaagtctcagtttgttatCAATATACACCCAGTGACCAGAAAAGATAGAGACCTCTTGTACAATGTAATTAGgtctgtcctcaaccaaagaaatcttagtcgactaactctcatacgattttgtcggcTAATCGATTAGCTGATTtcatcaacagatctgtaaaactgagtttctcaacaaagaatcacacaaaagcaccactttaaatcttgtgtttaccagagatgtgctcataagttttcagtcattcagcatgaaaaaagcataaaaaacgactaatcgactaaataAATCTTAGTCGTTTAAGACCAAAATAAACCCAGTAATGAATTTGGAAATGCGCGTCTTGTAAAAGGAGGTAGACATAACTTTACAAACATCTTTAAATATAATACAGTCCATTGCAAccttataaaaaaattaattaaatgatgaTTCACAGAGGTAATAcatattgcaggactgttgtactGAATTGCACTACTGTACAGAGCTTTCTATTTTACTGCTCACCATATCACACATGTAGGCTGCACATCTTCTATTATGACTTACTGAAGTCCAGTCTGTCTAAATGTTCAGTTTTGTCACAGACTTGATAAACGTTTTGCAAGAGCTCAAAGCTGTCCTGCTGTGAAACTGACAAATACTCAAGGTCTTAACCTTTTCAAGTCCTCTCTGCACATATTTTGTATATCTGTAATACTGTAGACTTGTGAGAATTTTTCACAATGTAGTGCTCTAATGTTAAAAACAGGGATGTCATGGCaagtaaacaaaacattgaAGGAGCTGGCGAAAAACAGTTTACATGTATATAAGCAGCAAGCACAGCGTCTGGTTCTTTAGTCTGTAAAgcataataatcatgttaattTCAAATTTAATCTGATTTGATCCGGTGTTTCTGATATAAAAGCTTTTAATATAATCACAAAATGTGCAACCACCATTAGGGCTGGTTGGAAGATATGGCCAAAACATCTTATCACAGTATTTTTCTTAGTTTTTGACGATTTAACAGTATTTGACAGGATTTCGTTTTCCAGTGCAAATTTCAATATGATATGACACAGGTCATTATGTTGTACAATTGTCATGGTGTTATTTAATTCAAAATGGtctattttcttttatgttttttaatactaaaaaacataaaaaaagattttttatttacttaaaaaagtaaaatattgtaGACGACGGGATAGCAAAAATCCATACCTTTACATGGACCTATGATGGTTTAGCTTCATATTCTTTATGCCTCCCAGCCCTAATCCACCATTCAatttcattacattacatatgAAATATGAGCCTGACACTTTACTAACCACAGAAATGCTTCTGCACCAGTCCTCCTGCTCTTGCACATTTAGGCTGAACACTCACTAGCTGATGTTTAATTAATTGAGATCTGTTTGTGGTTGCTGTGTGGTGGACAATGGGACTAATGGGCCTAAAATTAGTTTTCTGCTATCTAGGAAAGTATTGCTGAaagtaaagcttttttttttcagaaaaccCCTGCTCACACTAACACACCtctctttaaataaataatcattttgAGAGGGGAATTAACAACAAACATATGTTATATGATATAATCAATCCAATTCAGACATCAAAACAAGTAAATatcagaaaaagagaaaagtaaaGAACTAATCATCCTGAAGACCTTTTAAGCCATTTTTTATGGAGTGGTCTGCTGGAGCAGCAGCATCTCGGCTGCTGAGAGGAAGAGACTAGACAGAGTAatcaggaaggccagctctgtcctgggatgccccctctgcacagtggaggtggtgggagagaggaggaggatgatggctaagctgtcatccatgatggagaatgactcccaccccatgcaggacaccatctcagcactggagagctccttcagcgacaagctgctccacccaaagtgtgtgaaggagcactatcacaggtccttccttcctgcagctgtcagactccacaaccagcaatgctcccagtagaccacaaccagcactgctcccagtagaccacaatcagcactgctcccagtagaccacaaccagcactgctcccagtagaccacaaccagcactgctcccagtagaccacaaccagcactgctcccagtagaccacaatcagcactgctcccagtagaccacaaccagcactgctcccagtagaccacaaccagcactgctcccagtagaccacaaccagcactgctcccagtagaccacaaccagcactgctcccagtagaccacaaccagcactgctcccagtagaccacaaccagcaatgctcccagtagaccacttacacttacacaccaaaaaactaaaaataacctgatattttcaggtggaatctcattcattcattcattcattcattcattcattcatgcattcattctcactgtgcaatatcattttccacttgtgcaattttgttaatagtctgtttattgtcaatactgtatatactgctcctatctttatacttccttctatttaaatggttcatattttgttacactttgtttagctctttgtttactgtgttatctgatgcatcttgtttttttgctgctgtacactgcacatgtcctcactgcaggactaataaaggaatatcttatcttatgctATGATGCTGAATAGTAATAACAGTAGACCTTGTTCAACAAGATGTTTTGAGTAATCAGCTAGCAGTTAGCTCCTGTAACCTACCTGAGAAACTGCACAGTGTTTATTTTATCATAGCATAGTGAACTAATGTTATGTATTATTACTTCAATGTGGTCAACATGTTGtggtatattgtatataatgtgttaaaCAGGTGTATTAAGTGAACAAACCTCGTGTCTGCGCTGGTGTtcgctgctgctggtgctggttGATATCCTTCTTGAgacatgtttataatgtttatactgtttataatgtttataatgtttagttCTGCTGGCTGATTAAAGGCGGTATTAAGGGTGAATCTCAGACACCACTTTGGTATATTTTCTGGGCGTCtagttttgttattattaaagaATATGAAGCCTGATTAAAGCTAACAAGTCTTCATTGTAACCTGGAAAATACCGAATTTAATATCCTATCAACATCCGGGTCACCAGCGAGTCAACATGACGTCAGAGGGGTGCAGATTAAAAACACGTGTACCGCCTCCTGCTGGTGAGGAGGTCCAAGTGtctgcctcttcttcttcttctcttcttctctcggtTTCTGGCGGATCGCAACCAACTTTAAggtgcataccgccacctactgtacaagagtgtgtaacatcatgtcatTTGCTCTTTACTCCTACTCTTAAATTCTATCCACCAATCCTGTGTCTCTTAACCTTCCTGTTGTCCTCGGGTGaaatttgacccgttttcaaacttcattatatcataaatatggttTTCTTTCATCTAACTGCCCCAAAATAACATGAATGAaagtaattcataatttctgggGGGTTTTCTCAATCAAAAATTAGGTATAATTTCATGtaaattaggtttattgaccataaattaaaaagaaaaaagtttaaaacttGTGATAATGAGTTGGAAAGCAGTTGGCTAAAAaggtgtcattatgtgctgccattgaaaatgttttatattataatatttataatattgtctGTGATAATCCctcaacattatgttcctctgatactaactatagtcaaaataattagtaatttctgctttttttattcaaagatTAGGTGTAATTTCatgcaaataatgtttattaaccaTAAATTACGAAaagaaaagtgtaaaacttgtgaaaatgagttggaatgaattTGCTACAAAGGTGTAatagaattgggtgataattttgggtgataatttataccGTATGCTTTATAAACCGTCAAACCAGACCAAAAGTTGCACGGTCAAcaggaagacaacaggagggttaagaacattaataatgcCTTCCTGGTGCCTTCAACCCCCTCACCCTCTGTTCCCAGTATCCCCATCAGATCCCAATcccgtccctcctctctgacttgGTCCTGTAGTCTTTTTCTTTCAGCCTCATACTTTTTACATTGAATTAGGATATGCTCCACATTTTCTTTATCACCACAATCCCCACACTTGTCACTGTTCCTTTTCCCCATTAAAGCCAACGTGCCATTAAGACCTGCGTGATCCAGTCTGAGTCTTGTTATGATGATTTCTTCCCTtctgttcctttctttataCGTCTTTGTTATGACCGACTTTTGTATTTTCAAATATCTCCTTCCTTTCTGGTCCTCCTCCCATCTTTTCTGCCATATCTCAACTCCTTTCCTTTTAATCAcagcttttccttctcctttcccaaGTAGAACTGGTACTGTAATGTCTTTTTTGCAGTGAACTAAGTGTCTGCCTCACAGTTACTAGAGGGCTTTATGTTACTAGATTAGAGCCATATAGGTGGTTGCATAGGGCGCCATCTTCTGGGGGGTGCTGgttgcaaacaaaaaaaaaatgttaaagaaaATTTCAAATAATGCCAGAGAGTGCCctttctcattttctgcatcgaggtgagaaagaatgaaagaaatacacttttcacccctgtaactctctttctcacactttttcatctgcccagctacacttatttgttaatagaagagtaaatagtagtgaaactgactaaacacttatTAACCAGCATTATCATTGACCAattgtttatattatatattatttatattataatcaatacagttatttatgaaagaaaatcttaatttttgtcttaaaaccattgtatGTTTGATGTGTGTTGGGTTTATGGGGCtagggttctggggggttgaaACCTAACGCGAAttttgcctagggcaccaaaaggggtAGAGCCGACCCTGGTGCAGCCCTTACCTCTTATGTtacgttttgtgtttttgtggtatttttgtGGTAATATGGTCATTTCAAGGTGTTCACTTAGAAGAGCTTCATTGAAGATTTGGCAAGTTATGAATGTAATAGACCGTGACAGAATATTTTTAAAGGGTCAAACTACATGCatataaacaaacagaatgaaTAGAAATAGTTTATATACAATTTATTGTTTGATTGATAGAAAATTGCTGTTTTAACTGCTTACAAAATTTCATAGATTTCTGATGATTCTGATTTGTGATAACTGTGTGTACACAGTGATATTAAATGACAATGGCAACAATAATACCATCACATTTGGGAGAATATACTTACAAATGGTGGCTGTACCAGGAATATCTGGATAATAACATCAGTGCAATATAAAAAGATGTTGGTTGTTGCATTTACTCCTGTATCAATATATTGTGCATGATTAGTTCAATCAGGACATTAAAGTTCAACATCAAACATCATGTAAAAACGTGATGCTGTAAACAGAGGAAGGGAGTTGAACTTGTGTTTACGCTGTATGTATCATACCaggtataaaaataaatgtaaacaaatttaaCTTCATCAATTATAGGTATGCTTACAATTCTTCATCAGCAAATGGAGCTGGTTCAGGTGTTgttatgaaaataaacacatttggaTAGCATATTTAAAAGTGCGGACAGTAAATGTAATACAAAAACACTTGTGTGTAAGGGATCATATGATGAGTGAGTTGATCAAACAGGCGAAACATTATTTTCGTCGGTGCGACAGGCTGGGAGGAGGGGCCTTGGGGATCGGAAAGACCACTTTCTTCCTGAGTGAGAAGGTTGGTTGAGGCATCTGCTTTTTTACACCGGAGGAATCCGTC
It encodes the following:
- the prkra gene encoding interferon-inducible double-stranded RNA-dependent protein kinase activator A homolog — its product is MSQEGYQPAPAAANTSADTSLNSQESQRINPGKTPIQVLHEYGTKSGNLPVYVMEKAEGEAHQPSFVFSVKIGEVNCTGQGPSKKAAKHQAAESALNILQIDAGTMIVPVKSESNGVVAETNNHPNSVGILQELALQRGWRLPEYTVLMEAGPPHKREFTVTCRMESLSEKALGNSKKAAKKAAAEKMVSKLQSLSGCSEITWTPKPSVRFENLRNSSSESISLLRRNPLSIPNTDYIQMMLELSKEQGFEVTYFDIDELTVNGQYQCLAELSTSPVTVCHGTGISCSNAHNDAAHSALQYIKIMASTK